A stretch of Lathyrus oleraceus cultivar Zhongwan6 chromosome 6, CAAS_Psat_ZW6_1.0, whole genome shotgun sequence DNA encodes these proteins:
- the LOC127098181 gene encoding enhancer of rudimentary homolog — protein MANNNRHTIILIQTSHNRATRTFKDYNTVSLAMDGICAMYERKLKELNPAVRNLSYDITDLYNFIDGLADMSALVYDSSILAYLPYDREWIKQQTFQHLKKLAH, from the exons ATG GCTAATAATAATCGCCACACGATTATTCTAATCCAAACATCTCATAACAGAGCAACCAGAACTTTCAAGGATTATAACACAGTATCTCTAGCTATGGATG GCATATGTGCAATGTATGAAAGAAAGCTGAAGGAGTTGAATCCAGCCGTCAGAAATCTCTCTTATGATATTACGGATCTCTACAACTTCATAGACGGTCTTGCTGACATGAGTGCTCTAGt TTATGACAGTTCAATTCTTGCTTACTTGCCGTATGACCGAGAGTGGATTAAGCAACAGACGTTTCAACATTTGAAGAAATTGGCTCATTGA